The genome window GGTTGGAAAGCACCGAGGAAAGGGTGTAGACCATCAGGTAGGTTCCAATTTCGCCCTTGTGGCCCAGCACCCGCACAGCGTACGCAGCGAAGAAAGGCTCGACCATGCTGGCAATCGCCAGCAACACGCGCACCCTCAAGAATCGCCGGAAGTAAAAGTCGCGAAACGGCAGACCGAGGGAGATGCGCTCGCTGTGGGTTTCTTTGTCGGGGGGTTCGTCAATCAGGCCGAAGAGGTGCCAGCCGTAGGCAAAAGCCAGGGTGCCCAGCGTAAAGAGGATGGCATAGGGGTAGGGAAAAGGCAGGGGCAGATCGAGGATAAGGCGCACCAGGAAACCGGCCCCAAAGGCCAGCAACCCCCCTACCAGGTTGCGAACCGAGAACAGCGCGCTCCGGCGCTCCATGGGAATGGTTTTGCCGATGGTTTCCCAGAAAGGCAGGCTCGAGAACCCGGTAAAAAACCCGTTGAGGGCCAGGCCTACCACAAACACCCACAGGAGCAGGTCGGGGCGCTGGCCCAGGAAAAACCCGCCCAGGGCCACGATGCCCAGGCTGGCTACCCGAAGCAAGGCCATCCGGCGGTAGAGCGCAACCTTGACCGGCAGCCGGGCCACATAGGGGGCGACGAAGACCTGCGGCACCATGGAGCCGGCGTTGAGCAGGGCCGGCATCAGGCCAATGACCCAGTTGGCTGCGCCCAGCTTGGCGGCAAAAGAGGCCAGCACGATGGAGCCGTTGAAGAAAGCGTCGCCCAAGAGCACAAACCAACCATTGAGCATTGCCAAACGGTAATTGCGGTCTTTGAGGTCTAGAATATCGGGCGTGTCGGTCTTGGTCATTCCTACGCTGGGCCCCTTTCACATGCTGCACCCCCGCTACAACGGGGTGACGGTGCTTGAACTGATTCGGGCATACCAGCCCGAGAAGATTTTCCTGGCCTCGTATGGCCCTGAAGAGCTGGCGGCGCAGAGCTGGCGCGACCAGAACGAGCTTCCATTGTTCCACGTTTTGCCCTGGGCCGAAAGTGCAGGCATACCCGTGGAGGCGCTGGACTACCAGGCCCACCTCAAGCTCGAGGCCGAGCGGTTCAAGGAAGCCCTGGGCCAGTATCCCAAAGGGCAGCAGATTTTGAGCCAGGTACAGCCCCTCGAGGACAACCTCAAATGGGTGCTGACGAACCCCCGCACCCCGGAGGATTTTGCCCAGGAATCGGTGTTAGAGGCGTTGCGGGCCTACCACCAGGGCTATGTGCAGGTATTTGGTGAAGGGCCGGCCACCGGCTTTCGGCGGGAGCGCATGGCCCAGGTAGCCCTGCGCCTGGCTTCTCAAGAGGGTTCCCTGGCTGTGCTGGTGGACGTGCTCGAGTATCCCTGGCTGCTCCTGGCTCTTCCAGCAGAGCGGGTTGTGCTGCCGAGCACCCACACCCCTACCGAGCTAGAACGCCAGCGCAGCGTGCTGGATCGGGCCTGGCAACTGAACGAGTCGGACGACTGGGGGG of Meiothermus sp. contains these proteins:
- a CDS encoding MFS transporter, with translation MTKTDTPDILDLKDRNYRLAMLNGWFVLLGDAFFNGSIVLASFAAKLGAANWVIGLMPALLNAGSMVPQVFVAPYVARLPVKVALYRRMALLRVASLGIVALGGFFLGQRPDLLLWVFVVGLALNGFFTGFSSLPFWETIGKTIPMERRSALFSVRNLVGGLLAFGAGFLVRLILDLPLPFPYPYAILFTLGTLAFAYGWHLFGLIDEPPDKETHSERISLGLPFRDFYFRRFLRVRVLLAIASMVEPFFAAYAVRVLGHKGEIGTYLMVYTLSSVLSNLLWVQVSRRYGSRSLILIGAALGAVTPILALLLPHTAFWVVFALQGAYLSSIGVGTATYLVNLAPTDARSSYIGLSNTIVGLLAFSPVLGGLLADRVGYVGPMVVASICYAWALYAGRRLKLLERV